Proteins encoded in a region of the Populus alba chromosome 13, ASM523922v2, whole genome shotgun sequence genome:
- the LOC118053241 gene encoding sugar transporter ERD6-like 5 isoform X1 → MEGEISSPLLLEERTQIHGGGSGGEEQRGGSSATTMVVLSTLVAVSGSYVFGSAIGYSSPTQSGIMEDLGLSVAEYSLFGSILTIGAMIGAIMSGRLADYIGRRGTMGFSEIICIIGWMLITFSKASWWLDVGRLLVGYGMGLLSYVIPIYIAEITPKNLRGGFTTVHQLMICCGVSITYLIGAFVSWRILALIGTIPCIVQIVGLFFIPESPRWLAKIGRGRECEVALQCLRGHNADISDEAAEIRDYTETILQLSEASIFELFQWKYAHSLIVGVGLMVLQQFGGVNGIAFYASSIFISAGFSGSIGMIAMVVVQIPMTALGVVLMDISGRRPLLMVSAAGTCLGCFLAALSFLLQYLNKSVAVSPFLALFGVLIYTGSFSLGMGGIPWVIMSEVFPINMKGSAGSLVTLVSWLGSWIISYAFNFLMDWSSAGTFFIFSCICGLTVLFVAKLVPETKGRTLEEIQASMNPFSAKR, encoded by the exons ATGGAAGGAGAAATATCAAGCCCTTTACTTCTCGAAGAAAGGACTCAAATACATGGTGGTGGCAGTGGAGGGGAAGAGCAGAGAGGAGGTTCTTCAGCAACAACTATGGTGGTGTTAAGTACCCTCGTAGCTGTGTCAGGTTCATATGTTTTCGGATCAGCT ATAGGATATTCATCACCTACTCAATCTGGAATCATGGAAGACCTGGGTCTCTCTGTAGCAGAG TACTCACTTTTTGGTTCAATATTGACCATTGGGGCAATGATAGGAGCAATAATGAGTGGGAGATTAGCAGATTATATCGGTCGAAGAGGT ACAATGGGCTTTTCAGAAATAATCTGCATTATAGGGTGGATGCTAATAACATTCTCCAAG GCTTCTTGGTGGCTTGATGTTGGACGACTGCTTGTGGGATATGGGATGGGCCTTCTTTCTTATGTG attCCCATATACATAGCTGAAATTACTCCTAAGAATCTTCGAGGAGGTTTTACGACAGTTCATCAG TTGATGATATGCTGTGGGGTCTCAATTACATATCTTATTGGAGCTTTCGTGTCCTGGCGAATCTTAGCTCTAATTG GAACTATTCCATGTATTGTTCAGATTGTTGGTCTATTCTTCATTCCAGAATCTCCTAGATGGTTG GCAAAGATTGGGCGAGGTAGAGAATGTGAAGTGGCTCTACAGTGCCTTAGAGGGCACAATGCTGATATTTCTGATGAAGCAGCTGAGATTAGA GATTACACAGAAACCATTCTGCAGCTTTCGGAAGCTAGTATATTTGAATTATTCCAGTGGAAATATGCTCATTCACTCATT gTTGGAGTTGGCCTGATGGTACTGCAACAATTTGGAGGGGTCAATGGCATTGCATTTTATGCAAGTTCCATATTTATATCAGCAG GGTTCTCTGGCAGTATTGGGATGATTGCAATGGTTGTTGTTCAG ATTCCAATGACAGCACTTGGAGTAGTTCTGATGGATATATCTGGACGACGTCCTCTTTTGATG GTCTCTGCAGCAGGAACATGCTTGGGTTGCTTTCTTGCagcattatcatttttattgcaG TACCTTAATAAATCGGTGGCTGTCTCTCCATTTCTTGCACTTTTTGGTGTGCTG ATTTATACAGGATCATTCTCACTAGGTATGGGAGGGATTCCATGGGTTATTATGTCTGAG GTCTTTCCTATAAACATGAAGGGTTCAGCTGGAAGCCTAGTGACACTAGTTAGCTGGTTAGGTTCTTGGATTATATCCTATGCTTTCAACTTCTTGATGGATTGGAGTTCAGCAG GAACATTCTTCATATTCTCATGCATATGTGGCCTGACTGTCCTGTTTGTGGCAAAGCTAGTACCAGAGACCAAGGGGCGAACACTAGAAGAAATACAAGCATCAATGAATCCATTTTCAGCGAAGAGATAA
- the LOC118053241 gene encoding sugar transporter ERD6-like 5 isoform X2: protein MEGEISSPLLLEERTQIHGGGSGGEEQRGGSSATTMVVLSTLVAVSGSYVFGSAIGYSSPTQSGIMEDLGLSVAEYSLFGSILTIGAMIGAIMSGRLADYIGRRGTMGFSEIICIIGWMLITFSKASWWLDVGRLLVGYGMGLLSYVLMICCGVSITYLIGAFVSWRILALIGTIPCIVQIVGLFFIPESPRWLAKIGRGRECEVALQCLRGHNADISDEAAEIRDYTETILQLSEASIFELFQWKYAHSLIVGVGLMVLQQFGGVNGIAFYASSIFISAGFSGSIGMIAMVVVQIPMTALGVVLMDISGRRPLLMVSAAGTCLGCFLAALSFLLQYLNKSVAVSPFLALFGVLIYTGSFSLGMGGIPWVIMSEVFPINMKGSAGSLVTLVSWLGSWIISYAFNFLMDWSSAGTFFIFSCICGLTVLFVAKLVPETKGRTLEEIQASMNPFSAKR, encoded by the exons ATGGAAGGAGAAATATCAAGCCCTTTACTTCTCGAAGAAAGGACTCAAATACATGGTGGTGGCAGTGGAGGGGAAGAGCAGAGAGGAGGTTCTTCAGCAACAACTATGGTGGTGTTAAGTACCCTCGTAGCTGTGTCAGGTTCATATGTTTTCGGATCAGCT ATAGGATATTCATCACCTACTCAATCTGGAATCATGGAAGACCTGGGTCTCTCTGTAGCAGAG TACTCACTTTTTGGTTCAATATTGACCATTGGGGCAATGATAGGAGCAATAATGAGTGGGAGATTAGCAGATTATATCGGTCGAAGAGGT ACAATGGGCTTTTCAGAAATAATCTGCATTATAGGGTGGATGCTAATAACATTCTCCAAG GCTTCTTGGTGGCTTGATGTTGGACGACTGCTTGTGGGATATGGGATGGGCCTTCTTTCTTATGTG TTGATGATATGCTGTGGGGTCTCAATTACATATCTTATTGGAGCTTTCGTGTCCTGGCGAATCTTAGCTCTAATTG GAACTATTCCATGTATTGTTCAGATTGTTGGTCTATTCTTCATTCCAGAATCTCCTAGATGGTTG GCAAAGATTGGGCGAGGTAGAGAATGTGAAGTGGCTCTACAGTGCCTTAGAGGGCACAATGCTGATATTTCTGATGAAGCAGCTGAGATTAGA GATTACACAGAAACCATTCTGCAGCTTTCGGAAGCTAGTATATTTGAATTATTCCAGTGGAAATATGCTCATTCACTCATT gTTGGAGTTGGCCTGATGGTACTGCAACAATTTGGAGGGGTCAATGGCATTGCATTTTATGCAAGTTCCATATTTATATCAGCAG GGTTCTCTGGCAGTATTGGGATGATTGCAATGGTTGTTGTTCAG ATTCCAATGACAGCACTTGGAGTAGTTCTGATGGATATATCTGGACGACGTCCTCTTTTGATG GTCTCTGCAGCAGGAACATGCTTGGGTTGCTTTCTTGCagcattatcatttttattgcaG TACCTTAATAAATCGGTGGCTGTCTCTCCATTTCTTGCACTTTTTGGTGTGCTG ATTTATACAGGATCATTCTCACTAGGTATGGGAGGGATTCCATGGGTTATTATGTCTGAG GTCTTTCCTATAAACATGAAGGGTTCAGCTGGAAGCCTAGTGACACTAGTTAGCTGGTTAGGTTCTTGGATTATATCCTATGCTTTCAACTTCTTGATGGATTGGAGTTCAGCAG GAACATTCTTCATATTCTCATGCATATGTGGCCTGACTGTCCTGTTTGTGGCAAAGCTAGTACCAGAGACCAAGGGGCGAACACTAGAAGAAATACAAGCATCAATGAATCCATTTTCAGCGAAGAGATAA
- the LOC118053243 gene encoding large ribosomal subunit protein eL13z, whose product MVKHNNVVPNGHFKKHWQNYVKTWFNQPARKTRRRIARQKKAVKIFPRPTAGPLRPIVHGQTLKYNMKVRAGRGFSLEELKAAGIPKKLAPTIGIAVDHRRRNRSLEGLQANVQRLKTYKAKLVVFPRRARKFKAGDSAPEELATATQVQGQIMPIVLEKPSVELVKVTEEMKSFRAYDKLRVERTSARHVGVRLKRAAEAEKEEKK is encoded by the exons ATGGTTAAGCATAACAATGTTGTACCCAATGGGCACTTCAAGAAGCACTGGCAAAACTATGTCAAGACATGGTTTAACCAACCAGCCCGAAAGACCCGCAGACGCATAG CTCGTCAGAAAAAGGCGGTCAAAATCTTTCCTCGACCTACGGCCGGACCTCTTCGACCCATTGTACATGGCCAGACTTTGAAGTATAATATGAAAGTGAGAGCTGGTAGGGGTTTTTCTCTTGAAGAACTcaag GCTGCTGGTATTCCAAAGAAACTTGCTCCAACAATTGGAATTGCAGTTGATCACCGTCGCAGGAATCGATCTCTGGAGGGTCTCCAAGCTAATGTTCAGAGGCTGAAAACATACAAGGCCAAATTGGTTGTCTTCCCAAGACGTGCTCGCAAGTTCAAG GCTGGTGATTCTGCTCCTGAGGAACTGGCAACTGCAACCCAAGTACAAGGACAGATTATGCCTATTGTACTGGAGAAGCCATCTGTGGAGCTTGTGAAGGTCACTGAGGAAATGAAGTCATTCAGGGCTTATGACAAGCTCCGCGTGGAGCGCACGAGTGCACGCCATGTTGGTGTCAGGTTGAAGAGGGCTGCAGAAGCcgagaaggaagagaagaagtaG
- the LOC118053242 gene encoding sugar transporter ERD6-like 18 isoform X2, whose protein sequence is MEKECMEEGLANTKRPLLLGERNFINSDKPKGGSSFTPVLFLSAIVALCGNFCFGFAAGYTSTAEFEMMEDLGMSIAAYSFFGSIMTIGAAIGAVLSGKMADFVGRKRTMWLSQIFCIMGWLGIAFAKNVWGVNIGRASIGFAVGLIAYVLMNCSGLLVVFFLGNFFSWRTVSLLAIIPCLMQVVGLVFVPESPRWLASIGKEIEFEDALRRLRGVDAGFSQEAIEIKDATENFQRSEAGFQGLFQKKYAYPVMIGVGLMLLQQLGGNSVFAAYLSTVFAKANVSTTIGPTAIAFLQMPAAVLGVFLMDAFGRRALLMVSSVASCLCLSIMGLSFYLQEHQYAKEFTPLMVFLGVLGFSYAFAIGMSGIPWVIMSEIFPINVKASAGSLVTLVNWSCSWLVTFAFNFMLEWNSAGTFFFFASMSAMAFLFTWIMVPETKGRSLEEIQASLIAYVY, encoded by the exons ATGGAGAAAGAGTGCATGGAAGAAGGGCTGGCAAATACTAAAAGGCCCCTGCTTCTTGGTGAAAGGAACTTCATCAACAGTGACAAACCAAAGGGCGGTTCTTCCTTTACTCCGGTTCTCTTCCTTAGCGCCATTGTTGCCTTATGCGGTAACTTCTGTTTCGGATTTGCT GCTGGTTACACATCAACTGCAGAATTTGAAATGATGGAAGATTTAGGCATGTCTATTGCTGcg TACTCGTTTTTTGGTTCAATAATGACGATAGGAGCTGCGATAGGTGCTGTTTTAAGTGGGAAGATGGCGGATTTCGTTGGCCGAAAACGA ACAATGTGGTTATCCCAGATATTTTGCATCATGGGATGGCTTGGAATAGCATTTGCTAAG AATGTTTGGGGGGTCAATATTGGAAGAGCATCAATTGGATTCGCAGTTGGACTTATTGCTTATGTG TTGATGAACTGTTCTGGCCTCTTAgtagtttttttccttggaaactTTTTTTCATGGCGCACCGTGTCTCTATTAG CTATAATTCCATGTTTAATGCAAGTTGTCGGTTTAGTCTTCGTACCAGAGTCTCCAAGATGGCTA GCATCAATTGGCAAGGAAATAGAGTTTGAAGATGCTTTGCGACGGCTTAGAGGAGTGGACGCCGGTTTTTCTCAAGAAGCTATTGAAATCAAA GATGCTACAGAGAATTTCCAACGCAGTGAAGCTGGATTTCAAGGCTTGTTTCAAAAGAAATATGCTTATCCAGTTATG ATTGGAGTAGGGTTAATGTTACTTCAACAATTGGGAGGGAACAGTGTGTTTGCAGCTTATCTTAGCACAGTGTTTGCTAAAGCTA ATGTCTCAACTACCATTGGACCTACAGCAATAGCCTTCTTACag ATGCCAGCAGCTGTTTTAGGTGTGTTCTTGATGGATGCATTTGGAAGACGAGCTCTTCTCATG GTTTCTTCTGTTGCATCATGCCTGTGCCTGTCCATCATGGGGTTATCGTTCTACTTGCAg GAACACCAGTATGCCAAGGAGTTCACTCCATTGATGGTGTTTCTCGGAGTACTG GGATTTTCTTATGCCTTTGCAATAGGCATGTCAGGAATACCATGGGTTATAATGTCAGAG ATATTCCCAATAAACGTCAAGGCCTCAGCTGGAAGCTTGGTGACTTTAGTCAATTGGTCCTGCTCATGGCTTGTGACATTTGCGTTTAATTTTATGCTGGAATGGAACTCAGCAG GGACATTTTTCTTCTTCGCTAGCATGTCTGCCATGGCATTTCTATTCACATGGATAATGGTGCCAGAGACTAAAGGACGTTCATTGGAAGAAATACAAGCATCATTAATAGCTTATGTCTACTAA
- the LOC118053242 gene encoding sugar transporter ERD6-like 18 isoform X1, whose protein sequence is MEKECMEEGLANTKRPLLLGERNFINSDKPKGGSSFTPVLFLSAIVALCGNFCFGFAAGYTSTAEFEMMEDLGMSIAAYSFFGSIMTIGAAIGAVLSGKMADFVGRKRTMWLSQIFCIMGWLGIAFAKNVWGVNIGRASIGFAVGLIAYVVPVYIAEITPKNIRGRFVVTLQLMNCSGLLVVFFLGNFFSWRTVSLLAIIPCLMQVVGLVFVPESPRWLASIGKEIEFEDALRRLRGVDAGFSQEAIEIKDATENFQRSEAGFQGLFQKKYAYPVMIGVGLMLLQQLGGNSVFAAYLSTVFAKANVSTTIGPTAIAFLQMPAAVLGVFLMDAFGRRALLMVSSVASCLCLSIMGLSFYLQEHQYAKEFTPLMVFLGVLGFSYAFAIGMSGIPWVIMSEIFPINVKASAGSLVTLVNWSCSWLVTFAFNFMLEWNSAGTFFFFASMSAMAFLFTWIMVPETKGRSLEEIQASLIAYVY, encoded by the exons ATGGAGAAAGAGTGCATGGAAGAAGGGCTGGCAAATACTAAAAGGCCCCTGCTTCTTGGTGAAAGGAACTTCATCAACAGTGACAAACCAAAGGGCGGTTCTTCCTTTACTCCGGTTCTCTTCCTTAGCGCCATTGTTGCCTTATGCGGTAACTTCTGTTTCGGATTTGCT GCTGGTTACACATCAACTGCAGAATTTGAAATGATGGAAGATTTAGGCATGTCTATTGCTGcg TACTCGTTTTTTGGTTCAATAATGACGATAGGAGCTGCGATAGGTGCTGTTTTAAGTGGGAAGATGGCGGATTTCGTTGGCCGAAAACGA ACAATGTGGTTATCCCAGATATTTTGCATCATGGGATGGCTTGGAATAGCATTTGCTAAG AATGTTTGGGGGGTCAATATTGGAAGAGCATCAATTGGATTCGCAGTTGGACTTATTGCTTATGTG GTACCTGTATATATTGCAGAAATAACACCTAAAAATATTAGAGGTCGATTTGTAGTGACTCTTCAA TTGATGAACTGTTCTGGCCTCTTAgtagtttttttccttggaaactTTTTTTCATGGCGCACCGTGTCTCTATTAG CTATAATTCCATGTTTAATGCAAGTTGTCGGTTTAGTCTTCGTACCAGAGTCTCCAAGATGGCTA GCATCAATTGGCAAGGAAATAGAGTTTGAAGATGCTTTGCGACGGCTTAGAGGAGTGGACGCCGGTTTTTCTCAAGAAGCTATTGAAATCAAA GATGCTACAGAGAATTTCCAACGCAGTGAAGCTGGATTTCAAGGCTTGTTTCAAAAGAAATATGCTTATCCAGTTATG ATTGGAGTAGGGTTAATGTTACTTCAACAATTGGGAGGGAACAGTGTGTTTGCAGCTTATCTTAGCACAGTGTTTGCTAAAGCTA ATGTCTCAACTACCATTGGACCTACAGCAATAGCCTTCTTACag ATGCCAGCAGCTGTTTTAGGTGTGTTCTTGATGGATGCATTTGGAAGACGAGCTCTTCTCATG GTTTCTTCTGTTGCATCATGCCTGTGCCTGTCCATCATGGGGTTATCGTTCTACTTGCAg GAACACCAGTATGCCAAGGAGTTCACTCCATTGATGGTGTTTCTCGGAGTACTG GGATTTTCTTATGCCTTTGCAATAGGCATGTCAGGAATACCATGGGTTATAATGTCAGAG ATATTCCCAATAAACGTCAAGGCCTCAGCTGGAAGCTTGGTGACTTTAGTCAATTGGTCCTGCTCATGGCTTGTGACATTTGCGTTTAATTTTATGCTGGAATGGAACTCAGCAG GGACATTTTTCTTCTTCGCTAGCATGTCTGCCATGGCATTTCTATTCACATGGATAATGGTGCCAGAGACTAAAGGACGTTCATTGGAAGAAATACAAGCATCATTAATAGCTTATGTCTACTAA
- the LOC118053242 gene encoding sugar transporter ERD6-like 18 isoform X4: MMEDLGMSIAAYSFFGSIMTIGAAIGAVLSGKMADFVGRKRTMWLSQIFCIMGWLGIAFAKNVWGVNIGRASIGFAVGLIAYVVPVYIAEITPKNIRGRFVVTLQLMNCSGLLVVFFLGNFFSWRTVSLLAIIPCLMQVVGLVFVPESPRWLASIGKEIEFEDALRRLRGVDAGFSQEAIEIKDATENFQRSEAGFQGLFQKKYAYPVMIGVGLMLLQQLGGNSVFAAYLSTVFAKANVSTTIGPTAIAFLQMPAAVLGVFLMDAFGRRALLMVSSVASCLCLSIMGLSFYLQEHQYAKEFTPLMVFLGVLGFSYAFAIGMSGIPWVIMSEIFPINVKASAGSLVTLVNWSCSWLVTFAFNFMLEWNSAGTFFFFASMSAMAFLFTWIMVPETKGRSLEEIQASLIAYVY; encoded by the exons ATGATGGAAGATTTAGGCATGTCTATTGCTGcg TACTCGTTTTTTGGTTCAATAATGACGATAGGAGCTGCGATAGGTGCTGTTTTAAGTGGGAAGATGGCGGATTTCGTTGGCCGAAAACGA ACAATGTGGTTATCCCAGATATTTTGCATCATGGGATGGCTTGGAATAGCATTTGCTAAG AATGTTTGGGGGGTCAATATTGGAAGAGCATCAATTGGATTCGCAGTTGGACTTATTGCTTATGTG GTACCTGTATATATTGCAGAAATAACACCTAAAAATATTAGAGGTCGATTTGTAGTGACTCTTCAA TTGATGAACTGTTCTGGCCTCTTAgtagtttttttccttggaaactTTTTTTCATGGCGCACCGTGTCTCTATTAG CTATAATTCCATGTTTAATGCAAGTTGTCGGTTTAGTCTTCGTACCAGAGTCTCCAAGATGGCTA GCATCAATTGGCAAGGAAATAGAGTTTGAAGATGCTTTGCGACGGCTTAGAGGAGTGGACGCCGGTTTTTCTCAAGAAGCTATTGAAATCAAA GATGCTACAGAGAATTTCCAACGCAGTGAAGCTGGATTTCAAGGCTTGTTTCAAAAGAAATATGCTTATCCAGTTATG ATTGGAGTAGGGTTAATGTTACTTCAACAATTGGGAGGGAACAGTGTGTTTGCAGCTTATCTTAGCACAGTGTTTGCTAAAGCTA ATGTCTCAACTACCATTGGACCTACAGCAATAGCCTTCTTACag ATGCCAGCAGCTGTTTTAGGTGTGTTCTTGATGGATGCATTTGGAAGACGAGCTCTTCTCATG GTTTCTTCTGTTGCATCATGCCTGTGCCTGTCCATCATGGGGTTATCGTTCTACTTGCAg GAACACCAGTATGCCAAGGAGTTCACTCCATTGATGGTGTTTCTCGGAGTACTG GGATTTTCTTATGCCTTTGCAATAGGCATGTCAGGAATACCATGGGTTATAATGTCAGAG ATATTCCCAATAAACGTCAAGGCCTCAGCTGGAAGCTTGGTGACTTTAGTCAATTGGTCCTGCTCATGGCTTGTGACATTTGCGTTTAATTTTATGCTGGAATGGAACTCAGCAG GGACATTTTTCTTCTTCGCTAGCATGTCTGCCATGGCATTTCTATTCACATGGATAATGGTGCCAGAGACTAAAGGACGTTCATTGGAAGAAATACAAGCATCATTAATAGCTTATGTCTACTAA
- the LOC118053242 gene encoding sugar transporter ERD6-like 9 isoform X3, with protein MEKECMEEGLANTKRPLLLGERNFINSDKPKGGSSFTPVLFLSAIVALCGNFCFGFAAGYTSTAEFEMMEDLGMSIAAYSFFGSIMTIGAAIGAVLSGKMADFVGRKRTMWLSQIFCIMGWLGIAFAKNVWGVNIGRASIGFAVGLIAYVVPVYIAEITPKNIRGRFVVTLQLMNCSGLLVVFFLGNFFSWRTVSLLAIIPCLMQVVGLVFVPESPRWLASIGKEIEFEDALRRLRGVDAGFSQEAIEIKDATENFQRSEAGFQGLFQKKYAYPVMIGVGLMLLQQLGGNSVFAAYLSTVFAKANVSTTIGPTAIAFLQMPAAVLGVFLMDAFGRRALLMVSSVASCLCLSIMGLSFYLQEHQYAKEFTPLMVFLGVLSGIFLCLCNRHVRNTMGYNVRDIPNKRQGLSWKLGDFSQLVLLMACDICV; from the exons ATGGAGAAAGAGTGCATGGAAGAAGGGCTGGCAAATACTAAAAGGCCCCTGCTTCTTGGTGAAAGGAACTTCATCAACAGTGACAAACCAAAGGGCGGTTCTTCCTTTACTCCGGTTCTCTTCCTTAGCGCCATTGTTGCCTTATGCGGTAACTTCTGTTTCGGATTTGCT GCTGGTTACACATCAACTGCAGAATTTGAAATGATGGAAGATTTAGGCATGTCTATTGCTGcg TACTCGTTTTTTGGTTCAATAATGACGATAGGAGCTGCGATAGGTGCTGTTTTAAGTGGGAAGATGGCGGATTTCGTTGGCCGAAAACGA ACAATGTGGTTATCCCAGATATTTTGCATCATGGGATGGCTTGGAATAGCATTTGCTAAG AATGTTTGGGGGGTCAATATTGGAAGAGCATCAATTGGATTCGCAGTTGGACTTATTGCTTATGTG GTACCTGTATATATTGCAGAAATAACACCTAAAAATATTAGAGGTCGATTTGTAGTGACTCTTCAA TTGATGAACTGTTCTGGCCTCTTAgtagtttttttccttggaaactTTTTTTCATGGCGCACCGTGTCTCTATTAG CTATAATTCCATGTTTAATGCAAGTTGTCGGTTTAGTCTTCGTACCAGAGTCTCCAAGATGGCTA GCATCAATTGGCAAGGAAATAGAGTTTGAAGATGCTTTGCGACGGCTTAGAGGAGTGGACGCCGGTTTTTCTCAAGAAGCTATTGAAATCAAA GATGCTACAGAGAATTTCCAACGCAGTGAAGCTGGATTTCAAGGCTTGTTTCAAAAGAAATATGCTTATCCAGTTATG ATTGGAGTAGGGTTAATGTTACTTCAACAATTGGGAGGGAACAGTGTGTTTGCAGCTTATCTTAGCACAGTGTTTGCTAAAGCTA ATGTCTCAACTACCATTGGACCTACAGCAATAGCCTTCTTACag ATGCCAGCAGCTGTTTTAGGTGTGTTCTTGATGGATGCATTTGGAAGACGAGCTCTTCTCATG GTTTCTTCTGTTGCATCATGCCTGTGCCTGTCCATCATGGGGTTATCGTTCTACTTGCAg GAACACCAGTATGCCAAGGAGTTCACTCCATTGATGGTGTTTCTCGGAGTACTG TCAGGGATTTTCTTATGCCTTTGCAATAGGCATGTCAGGAATACCATGGGTTATAATGTCAGAG ATATTCCCAATAAACGTCAAGGCCTCAGCTGGAAGCTTGGTGACTTTAGTCAATTGGTCCTGCTCATGGCTTGTGACATTTGCGTTTAA
- the LOC118053240 gene encoding small ribosomal subunit protein eS10z → MIIPEKNRREISKYLFQEGVCYAKKDFNLAKHPEIDVPNLQVIKLMQSFKSKEYVRETFAWMYYYWYLTNDGIEFLRTYLNLPSEIVPATLKKQAKPAGGRPFGGPPGDRPRGPPRFEGDRPRFGDRDGYRGGPRGGEGGEKGGAPADYQPAFRGTSGRPGFGRGGGGYGAAQTSSPGFT, encoded by the exons ATG ATTATTCCAGAGAAGAACAGAAGAGAAATCTCCAAGTACCTCTTTCAAG AGGGAGTTTGCTATGCAAAGAAGGACTTCAACCTTGCAAAGCACCCAGAGATTGATGTTCCTAATCTCCAGGTTATTAAGCTCATGCAGAGCTTCAAATCCAAGGAATATGTCCGTGAGACATTTGCTTGGATGTACTACTACTGGTATCTTACCAATGACGGGATTGAGTTTTTGAGGACGTACCTGAATCTTCCATCAGAAATTGTTCCTGCCACCTTGAAGAAACAAGCAAAGCCTGCTGGAGGTCGGCCATTTGGTGGCCCACCTGGTGACCGCCCACG AGGTCCACCTCGCTTTGAAGGAGACCGTCCAAGATTTGGTGACCGTGATGGTTATCGTGGGGGCCCTCGAGGGGGTGAAGGCGGTGAGAAGGGAGGAGCACCAGCAGATTACCAGCCTGCATTTCGA GGCACTAGTGGAAGGCCAGGCTTTGGTCGTGGAGGAGGAGGTTATGGTGCAGCACAAACCAGTTCTCCTGGCTTTACTTGA